From one Mangifera indica cultivar Alphonso unplaced genomic scaffold, CATAS_Mindica_2.1 Un_0033, whole genome shotgun sequence genomic stretch:
- the LOC123206362 gene encoding inositol oxygenase 1-like produces MIILIDQPCFGVEQQEKKVPIDEENVSKDENELLLNGGFLVPHTNSFGQNFRDYDAESERQEGVENFYKTNHINQTYDFVQRMRAEYGKLNRVEMSIWECCELLNNVVDESDPDLDEPQIEHLLQTAEAIRKDYPDEDWLHLTGLIHDLGKVLLLPSFGGLPQWAVVGDTFPVGCAFDESIIHRKYFKENPDYNNSAYNTKYGVYKEGCGLNSVLMSWGHDDYMYLVAKENKTTLPSAALFIIRYHSFYALHRSEAYKHLMNQEDVENLKWLQIFNKYDLYSKSKIRIDVEQVKPYYLSLIEKYFPEKLKW; encoded by the exons ATGATCATCCTCATTGATCAGCCTTgttttg GAGTTGAGCAACAGGAAAAGAAAGTCCCAATTGATGAAGAGAATGTGTCTAAAGATGAGAATGAACTGTTGTTAAATGGTGGATTTCTGGTGCCACATACCAATTCTTTTGGCCAAAACTTTAG AGATTATGATGCTGAAAGCGAGAGACAAGAAGGGGTAGAGAATTTCTACAAAACCAATCACATTAACCAGACATATGACTTT GTTCAGAGGATGAGAGCAGAATATGGCAAATTAAACAGAGTTGAAATGAGCATCTGGGAATGTTGTGAGCTTCTAAACAATGTGGTTGATGAGAGTGATCCTGACTTGGATGAACCTCAAATTGAGCACCTGTTGCAAACTGCCGAAGCTATTCGAAAAGACTACCCGGATGAAGATTGGTTGCACTTGACTGGCCTCATTCATG ATCTTGGCAAGGTGCTGCTTCTTCCTAGCTTTGGAGGGCTTCCACAATGGGCTGTTGTTG GTGATACATTTCCTGTCGGTTGTGCTTTCGATGAATCAATCATTCACCGCAAG TACTTCAAAGAAAATCCAGACTATAACAATTCTGCTTATAATACTAAATATGGAGTCTACAAGGAAGGATGCGGATTAAACAGCGTATTGATGTCGTGGGGGCATGACGACTACATGTACTTG GTGGCCAAGGAGAATAAGACTACTCTGCCTTCAGCGGCACTTTTCATTATCAGATACCACTCATTCTATG CATTACACAGATCAGAAGCATATAAGCACTTAATGAATCAGGAAGATGTTGAGAATCTGAAGTGGCTGCAGATTTTCAA CAAATATGACCTTTACAGCAAGAGCAAAATCCGGATAGATGTGGAACAGGTCAAGCCATACTATCTCTCCCTCATTGAAAAG TACTTCCCTGAGAagctaaaatggtga
- the LOC123206340 gene encoding GDSL esterase/lipase APG-like encodes MNMSCRRVMFLLVLAFALGSKGYSQPLVPAIITFGDSSVDVGNNNYIPTLFKANYPPYGKDFINHQPTGRFCNGKLVTDITADTLQFTSYAPAYLSPQASGKNLLIGANFASAGGGYDDQTSTLNHAIPLSQQLQYYKEYQSKLAQVAGSTKSASIIKDAIYVLGAGSGDFLQNYYVNPLLNKVYTPDQYSSILVGIFSSFIKTMYGLGARKFGVTSLPPLGCLPLARTLFGFHGKGCVSNINTDAQQFNKKLNSSAASLQKQLPDLRLVIFDIFQPLNDLVKNPSSQGFVEATRGCCGTGTVETTVFLCNPNSPGTCSNASQYVFWDSVHPSQAANQILADALVLAGFALI; translated from the exons ATGAATATGAGTTGCAGAAGGGTAATGTTTTTGTTAGTTCTTGCGTTTGCTCTTGGAAGCAAAGGGTATTCACAGCCTCTTGTTCCTGCCATCATCACTTTTGGTGATTCTTCTGTTGATGTTGGTAACAACAACTATATTCCAACTCTTTTCAAGGCTAATTATCCTCCTTATGGAAAAGACTTCATCAATCATCAACCAACTGGAAGGTTTTGTAATGGAAAATTAGTCACTGACATCACTG CTGATACTCTACAATTTACAAGTTATGCACCAGCATATCTCAGTCCACAGGCTTCAGGGAAGAACCTTCTTATTGGAGCCAATTTTGCTTCAGCTGGAGGTGGTTATGATGACCAAACTTCCACCTTAAAC CATGCAATCCCGTTGTCTCAGCAGTTGCAGTACTATAAGGAGTATCAGTCAAAGCTAGCACAGGTAGCTGGAAGCACAAAATCAGCTTCCATCATAAAGGATGCAATATATGTTTTGGGTGCAGGGAGTGGAGATTTTCTTCAGAACTATTATGTCAATCCTTTGCTTAACAAAGTCTATACTCCTGACCAATACAGCTCAATCCTTGTCGGCATATTCTCAAGTTTTATTAAG ACCATGTATGGCTTAGGTGCAAGGAAATTTGGAGTTACTTCACTGCCACCACTGGGTTGTCTTCCTCTAGCAAGAACTTTATTTGGGTTTCATGGGAAGGGGTGTGTGTCTAACATCAACACAGATGCCCAACAATTTAACAAGAAGCTCAACTCTTCGGCAGCAAGTCTCCAAAAGCAACTTCCTGATCTAAGACTTGTgatctttgatatttttcagCCACTCAATGATCTTGTCAAAAATCCTTCTTCTCAAG GTTTTGTGGAAGCAACAAGAGGTTGCTGCGGAACAGGAACCGTAGAGACAACAGTATTTTTGTGCAATCCAAATTCACCAGGAACATGTTCCAATGCCTCACAGTATGTGTTTTGGGACAGTGTTCATCCATCTCAGGCTGCTAATCAGATTCTTGCTGATGCATTGGTTCTTGCAGGGTTTGCTCTCATTTGA